The following are from one region of the Geoalkalibacter subterraneus genome:
- a CDS encoding protein-L-isoaspartate(D-aspartate) O-methyltransferase, producing the protein MDFAIARRRMVEKHIKGRGVNDPLVLQAMLEVPRHLFVEEALQSQAYGDYPLPIGNKQTISQPYMVAYMTEALQLKGGENVLEIGTGSGYQAAVLARIAGKVFTVERIPELARRARRILDRIGAINVNIKVTDGTIGWEEQAPFDAIIVTAGAPAVPEKYLAQLAPGGRLVIPVGDMYSQVLKRFIKQADGQVTEESLLGCRFVPLVGRNGWREEGD; encoded by the coding sequence ATGGACTTTGCCATCGCTCGCAGGCGCATGGTGGAAAAGCATATCAAGGGCCGCGGCGTCAATGACCCCCTGGTTCTCCAGGCCATGCTTGAGGTGCCGCGTCATCTGTTTGTCGAAGAAGCCCTGCAGAGTCAGGCCTACGGTGATTACCCCCTCCCGATCGGGAATAAGCAGACCATCTCCCAGCCGTATATGGTGGCCTACATGACCGAAGCCCTGCAACTCAAGGGAGGAGAAAACGTCCTCGAAATAGGGACTGGCTCAGGCTATCAGGCGGCCGTACTGGCACGAATCGCCGGCAAGGTTTTTACTGTGGAGCGCATCCCCGAACTGGCCCGCCGTGCGCGCCGAATCCTTGATCGCATCGGGGCGATCAACGTCAATATCAAGGTGACGGACGGCACAATCGGGTGGGAAGAGCAGGCACCTTTTGACGCCATTATCGTTACGGCAGGTGCTCCGGCCGTTCCCGAAAAGTATCTCGCACAGCTCGCTCCGGGCGGGCGGCTGGTCATTCCCGTCGGGGATATGTACAGCCAGGTTCTTAAACGCTTTATCAAGCAGGCAGACGGTCAGGTCACTGAAGAATCCCTTCTTGGGTGCCGTTTTGTGCCCCTGGTCGGCCGCAACGGTTGGCGTGAGGAAGGGGACTGA
- a CDS encoding YqaA family protein has translation MFGLRRLYDWVLSWARTPYGSIALFLLAFAESSFFPIPPDVLLMALALSIPARAFRYALLAAAGSVLGGIFGYLLGYALWGALESFFYAYVPGFSPDGFAQVQALFAQYDFWVVFSAGFTPIPYKIITVGSGVFHVNPVIFVIASAVSRSLRFFLVAWFIYHFGPPVRVWIEKYFNLLTIIFLILLIGGVWVVKYLF, from the coding sequence GTGTTCGGACTGCGTCGTCTCTATGACTGGGTGCTCTCCTGGGCGCGCACCCCCTACGGGAGCATTGCTCTTTTTCTGCTCGCCTTTGCCGAGTCTTCCTTTTTCCCCATTCCCCCCGACGTACTGCTGATGGCGCTGGCGCTCTCCATCCCGGCCAGGGCTTTTCGCTATGCGCTCCTGGCTGCGGCAGGCTCGGTTCTGGGCGGGATCTTCGGCTATCTTCTCGGCTATGCGCTGTGGGGCGCGCTTGAATCTTTCTTCTACGCCTACGTCCCCGGGTTTAGCCCTGACGGTTTCGCCCAGGTTCAGGCTCTTTTTGCTCAATATGATTTCTGGGTGGTGTTTTCTGCCGGGTTTACCCCCATCCCCTATAAAATTATTACCGTCGGCTCCGGTGTCTTTCACGTCAATCCGGTGATTTTCGTTATCGCTTCCGCCGTCAGCCGCAGTCTGCGCTTTTTTCTTGTGGCCTGGTTTATTTATCATTTCGGCCCTCCGGTCCGGGTTTGGATCGAAAAATATTTCAATCTGTTGACGATTATTTTTTTGATCCTTCTAATTGGGGGGGTATGGGTGGTAAAATACCTTTTCTAG
- a CDS encoding peptidoglycan DD-metalloendopeptidase family protein, which translates to MSGLVKVLIVILTCWGLTACSSSSGVYHTVQPGQTLYRIGQSYGVDERYLARINGIEDPRLLQAGKRLFIPGASRRKTVSSSVASAPPPKSTSRTSTVATRPRSSSPAPTRTPPPASRTRSQTSSPAVSSATRGTFGWPLRGDILKKFGQKSSGPSKGLEIAGRRGQEIRSAGAGRVIYSDDKIRGYGNLIILKHDGNLFTVYGYNDQNLVKSGAVVRKGDAIARVGTPPGGGAPRLYFEVRRGKQAVDPLFYLP; encoded by the coding sequence GTGAGTGGCTTGGTCAAGGTTTTGATTGTGATATTGACCTGTTGGGGTCTTACGGCCTGCTCGTCTTCGAGTGGGGTTTACCATACCGTGCAGCCCGGGCAGACGCTCTACCGGATCGGCCAGTCCTACGGCGTGGATGAGCGTTACCTGGCCCGCATCAACGGGATCGAGGATCCCCGCCTTCTTCAGGCCGGCAAAAGGCTGTTTATCCCCGGGGCTTCCCGCCGCAAAACGGTTTCTTCTTCGGTTGCGAGCGCCCCACCGCCCAAATCGACCTCCAGGACTTCCACCGTTGCAACCCGACCTCGCTCATCGTCTCCCGCGCCTACCAGGACGCCCCCCCCTGCCTCGCGCACAAGGTCCCAAACGTCATCGCCGGCTGTCTCTTCCGCCACCCGCGGGACGTTCGGCTGGCCGCTCAGGGGAGATATCCTTAAAAAATTCGGACAGAAAAGCAGTGGCCCGAGTAAAGGCCTTGAGATCGCCGGACGCAGGGGACAGGAGATTCGCTCCGCAGGCGCCGGGCGAGTGATCTACAGCGATGACAAGATCAGAGGATACGGCAACCTCATCATTCTTAAACATGATGGCAACCTCTTCACTGTCTATGGATACAATGACCAGAACCTGGTAAAATCGGGCGCCGTGGTTCGCAAGGGCGATGCCATTGCCAGAGTCGGCACTCCTCCAGGTGGGGGGGCGCCACGCCTTTACTTTGAAGTGCGCCGCGGCAAACAGGCTGTCGACCCGCTTTTTTACTTGCCTTGA
- a CDS encoding sigma-70 family RNA polymerase sigma factor, whose product MNEEINDLDEVELDSEEDSEESKPRKNSTEEETDETPSEEEEEEEEEEEEEEEEEEEASAKAQSDHSDDAIKLYLKEIQKTNLLTAEEERELARRISTGDMAARDRMIESNLRLVVKIAKRYMNRGLPFLDLIEEGNMGLIKAVERFKLSKECRFSTYATWWIRQSIERALVNQSRTIRLPVHVSDDINKLIKISRELQQKLNREPQVKEVAEAMGVEPHYVRRLMVLVKKTYSIEHPMGENSDYSLIDTIEDNSAVNPSGLIENLEKFKRVQTWLDTLSDNEREILSLRFGLEDREPQTLDTIGRKFGVTRERIRQIEAKSLEKLRKIMEEGEEAARFSRQDF is encoded by the coding sequence ATGAACGAAGAAATCAATGATCTCGACGAGGTTGAGCTTGACAGCGAGGAAGACAGCGAAGAGAGCAAGCCTCGTAAAAACTCTACCGAGGAAGAGACCGACGAAACCCCGTCTGAGGAGGAAGAAGAGGAAGAGGAAGAGGAAGAGGAAGAGGAAGAGGAAGAGGAAGAAGCGTCGGCCAAGGCGCAGAGCGATCATTCCGACGATGCCATCAAGCTGTACCTGAAGGAGATCCAGAAAACCAACCTGCTCACGGCCGAGGAGGAACGCGAGCTGGCGCGTCGCATCTCGACCGGAGATATGGCTGCCCGGGACCGGATGATCGAATCCAACCTGAGGCTGGTGGTCAAGATCGCCAAGCGTTATATGAATCGTGGCCTGCCCTTTCTTGATCTGATCGAAGAGGGCAACATGGGCTTGATCAAGGCTGTGGAGCGCTTCAAGCTCAGCAAGGAATGCCGTTTTTCAACCTATGCCACCTGGTGGATCCGTCAATCCATCGAACGCGCCCTGGTCAACCAGAGCCGTACCATCCGTCTGCCGGTACATGTCTCCGATGATATCAACAAGTTGATCAAAATTAGCCGCGAGCTGCAGCAGAAGCTCAACCGGGAACCGCAGGTCAAGGAAGTGGCCGAAGCCATGGGGGTTGAGCCCCACTACGTGCGTCGCCTCATGGTGCTGGTGAAAAAAACCTACTCCATTGAACACCCCATGGGGGAGAACAGCGACTACAGTCTTATCGATACCATCGAAGACAACTCGGCCGTCAACCCCTCCGGTCTGATCGAAAACCTGGAGAAATTCAAGCGGGTGCAGACCTGGCTTGATACGCTGAGCGACAACGAGCGCGAAATCCTCAGCCTGCGTTTCGGTCTGGAAGACCGCGAACCGCAGACGCTGGACACCATCGGACGCAAATTCGGAGTTACCCGCGAGCGCATCCGTCAGATCGAAGCGAAAAGCCTGGAAAAGTTGCGCAAGATCATGGAAGAGGGTGAAGAAGCGGCTCGTTTCAGTCGGCAGGATTTTTAG
- a CDS encoding adenine phosphoribosyltransferase, which yields MEDLKTIIRDIPDFPQKGVVFKDITTLLSDAKSYHRMVDLIAHRYFGQKIEQVVGVEARGFVLGAALAYKLGAGVTLVRKPGKLPYKTRKKSYELEYGQDTLEIHEDAFDKGTRVIIADDLLATGGTMAAVYDLVTELGAEVVECAFLAELNFLKGRQRLPDNKVYSLLQFD from the coding sequence GTGGAAGATCTTAAAACCATTATCCGTGATATCCCGGATTTCCCTCAGAAAGGGGTCGTATTCAAAGATATTACGACTCTTCTGTCCGATGCCAAAAGCTACCACCGCATGGTCGACCTCATTGCTCATCGCTACTTCGGGCAGAAGATTGAGCAGGTCGTTGGCGTCGAGGCCCGTGGGTTTGTTCTGGGGGCGGCCCTGGCCTATAAACTCGGGGCTGGAGTCACGCTGGTGCGCAAGCCCGGCAAGCTCCCCTACAAAACCCGCAAGAAGTCCTACGAACTTGAATACGGCCAGGACACACTCGAAATCCACGAAGATGCCTTCGATAAAGGAACCCGTGTGATTATCGCCGATGATCTGCTGGCCACCGGCGGCACCATGGCCGCGGTTTATGATCTGGTGACGGAGTTGGGCGCCGAGGTGGTCGAGTGCGCTTTTCTGGCCGAGTTGAATTTTCTCAAAGGGCGGCAGCGCCTGCCCGACAACAAGGTTTACAGTCTACTGCAGTTTGACTGA
- a CDS encoding HigA family addiction module antitoxin, producing MMHNPPHPGEVIRELCLEPLGVTVTDAAKALGVSRKALSELLNGKTGVSPEMALRLSIAFDTTPESWLTQQMHYDLWQAKKKAKGLKVEKMQTAA from the coding sequence ATGATGCACAACCCACCCCATCCAGGTGAAGTGATCCGTGAGCTTTGCCTTGAACCTCTCGGTGTGACTGTCACCGATGCGGCCAAGGCACTCGGCGTGTCGAGAAAAGCTCTCTCTGAGCTGCTGAATGGCAAGACAGGGGTTAGTCCGGAAATGGCGCTGCGTCTTTCTATCGCATTCGACACAACCCCGGAAAGCTGGCTGACTCAGCAGATGCACTATGACCTCTGGCAGGCGAAAAAGAAGGCCAAGGGGCTCAAAGTAGAAAAAATGCAAACCGCAGCATAG
- a CDS encoding type II toxin-antitoxin system RelE/ParE family toxin: MIQTFRHKGLRQFYESGSKAGIVASQAKRLKLVLARLEAAREPRDMNLPGLRLHQMTGDLTGFWSVSVSGNWRVIFRFDGPDVFDVDYLDYH, translated from the coding sequence ATGATTCAGACTTTCCGCCACAAGGGCCTCAGGCAGTTTTACGAATCAGGAAGCAAGGCTGGGATTGTCGCCAGCCAGGCGAAGAGGCTTAAACTTGTCCTTGCCCGTCTCGAAGCCGCCCGCGAACCTCGCGACATGAACCTTCCTGGTTTGCGACTGCACCAGATGACGGGCGACCTTACCGGTTTCTGGTCGGTCAGCGTGAGCGGAAACTGGCGGGTGATCTTTCGCTTCGACGGACCGGATGTTTTCGACGTGGATTACCTGGACTATCACTGA
- a CDS encoding LysE family translocator — protein MIPFEALITFFIASVLLGLAPGPDNIFVLTQSALHGKGAGLLVTLGLCTGLVVHTLAVALGVAVIFQVSAAAFTALKLVGAAYLVYLGWQAFRAASAPIPMTGNASPNRFKLYRRGIIMNVTNPKVSIFFLAFLPQFADPARGSVPLQVAMLGGVFILATLLVFGAVALLSGALGSWLNRSERIQRTLNRVAGTVFFGLALTLAMSRR, from the coding sequence ATGATTCCCTTCGAAGCTCTCATCACTTTTTTTATCGCCTCTGTTCTTCTCGGCCTTGCACCGGGTCCGGACAATATTTTTGTGCTTACCCAGTCGGCGCTGCATGGCAAAGGGGCAGGGCTGCTTGTGACCCTGGGCTTGTGCACGGGGCTGGTGGTGCATACTCTGGCGGTTGCTCTTGGAGTCGCAGTGATTTTTCAAGTCTCCGCCGCAGCCTTCACCGCGCTTAAGCTGGTGGGGGCCGCCTACCTGGTATACCTGGGATGGCAGGCCTTTCGTGCGGCTTCTGCACCGATTCCCATGACGGGCAATGCGTCGCCAAATCGCTTCAAGCTCTATCGGCGCGGCATTATCATGAATGTCACCAATCCCAAGGTGTCGATCTTCTTTCTTGCCTTTCTGCCGCAGTTTGCCGACCCTGCGCGCGGGTCTGTCCCCTTGCAGGTTGCCATGCTGGGCGGCGTCTTTATCCTTGCGACCCTCCTGGTCTTTGGGGCGGTCGCATTGCTGTCCGGCGCACTGGGAAGCTGGCTCAATCGCTCGGAGCGCATTCAACGCACTCTCAACCGGGTGGCCGGCACGGTCTTTTTCGGCCTGGCCCTGACTCTGGCTATGAGCCGCCGCTGA
- a CDS encoding ATP-binding protein, whose translation MKESIAFPFSALIGQEDLRTALLLNAVDPAIGGVLIQGHKGAGKSTAVRALAALLPDMEVVADCPYHCPPAPLDAMHDECAARVLAGEPLKTVMRPMPLVELPLAATEDRVVGSLHLEKTLAGGQRYFEPGLLAAANRGILYVDEVNLLPDHLVDLLLDAAGSGINRVEREGISVTHPARFLLVGTMNPEEGELRPQFLDRFGLCVTVRGIENIAQRREVIRRRMAFEENPEDFVKAWTQAEQALRQQVVRARQTLDNVALPDEILDRAIGISLAMGVQGHRSDLAIVRAARALSALLERDRVGEEEIFEAALLVLPHRIGAEAMEERSDLRGRLQKAFSGEKVKQGEDSNIPESAEELDDWESSMEVPGATAAGSLLFSFLKKKVPNAS comes from the coding sequence ATGAAAGAATCTATTGCTTTCCCTTTCTCTGCACTGATTGGGCAGGAAGATCTGCGTACCGCTCTGCTTCTCAATGCTGTTGACCCGGCGATCGGCGGGGTGCTCATCCAGGGGCACAAAGGGGCCGGCAAATCCACGGCTGTTCGTGCCCTGGCCGCCCTGCTGCCCGATATGGAGGTGGTCGCGGATTGCCCCTATCACTGCCCGCCCGCTCCACTGGACGCCATGCACGATGAGTGTGCCGCGCGGGTCCTTGCCGGAGAGCCCCTGAAAACGGTGATGCGCCCCATGCCCCTGGTTGAGCTCCCTCTGGCCGCCACGGAGGATCGTGTCGTGGGATCCCTCCATCTGGAAAAAACGCTTGCCGGCGGGCAGCGTTATTTCGAGCCGGGTCTGCTTGCGGCGGCCAATCGCGGCATTCTGTATGTGGATGAAGTCAACCTGCTGCCCGACCACCTGGTGGATCTGCTGCTTGATGCTGCTGGGAGCGGCATCAACCGGGTGGAGCGCGAAGGGATCAGCGTGACTCACCCTGCGCGTTTTCTCCTGGTGGGGACCATGAATCCGGAAGAGGGGGAGCTGCGGCCCCAGTTTCTCGATCGCTTCGGGCTGTGTGTCACGGTGCGCGGCATCGAAAATATTGCGCAGCGGCGTGAGGTGATTCGCAGACGCATGGCCTTCGAGGAAAATCCGGAAGACTTTGTTAAAGCCTGGACTCAGGCTGAACAAGCCCTTCGCCAGCAGGTTGTCCGCGCCCGCCAAACCCTCGACAATGTCGCATTGCCGGACGAGATTCTTGACCGGGCCATCGGCATCAGTCTTGCCATGGGGGTTCAGGGGCATCGCAGCGATCTTGCAATTGTGCGTGCCGCGCGCGCCCTTTCCGCGCTTCTCGAACGTGACCGGGTCGGTGAAGAAGAAATTTTCGAGGCGGCCCTGCTGGTGCTTCCTCACCGCATCGGTGCCGAAGCGATGGAAGAACGAAGCGACCTGCGTGGCCGTTTGCAGAAAGCCTTTTCCGGTGAAAAAGTAAAACAGGGCGAAGACTCGAATATTCCCGAATCAGCAGAAGAGTTGGATGACTGGGAATCTTCCATGGAAGTTCCGGGCGCCACTGCTGCCGGCAGCCTGCTGTTTTCCTTTCTTAAAAAAAAAGTTCCGAACGCATCATAG
- a CDS encoding VWA domain-containing protein yields the protein MPDLPLSITRLRTVRDSGRRFQNIGRTGGVMRTVPDHLSGGHRELALGRTLRAAALGGGGALKIRARDVYRTIRRRRHETLVVFLVDASDSMGEGTTSRIALAKGAVLALLRRAYLNRDRVALVTFRDQSAQVQLPPTRSRTLARQRLRRLAIGGATPFAAGLHEARRLIELERRRDPRLQVLLVILSDGEGNVARERGADPRQEVLSGAAALCHKQTSVVLFDTGSQSKDNLLPDIAKVFKVPCHLLQGDSLARLVELIEEGRGSGP from the coding sequence GTGCCTGATCTGCCGCTCAGCATCACCCGCCTGCGGACCGTTCGTGATAGCGGCCGACGATTTCAGAACATCGGTCGCACCGGCGGTGTCATGCGCACCGTGCCGGACCACCTCAGCGGCGGCCACCGTGAGCTGGCCCTTGGCCGTACCCTGCGTGCGGCTGCCCTGGGTGGTGGGGGCGCTCTTAAAATCCGGGCCAGGGACGTTTACCGCACGATCCGCCGCCGGCGGCATGAAACCCTCGTGGTTTTTCTGGTGGATGCCTCCGATTCCATGGGGGAGGGGACAACCTCCCGCATCGCTTTGGCCAAAGGCGCTGTTCTGGCCCTGCTGCGGCGTGCCTACCTGAATCGCGACCGCGTGGCACTGGTGACCTTCCGGGATCAATCCGCCCAGGTGCAGCTGCCTCCCACCCGTAGCCGCACTCTCGCTCGACAGCGTCTGCGGCGTCTTGCCATTGGCGGCGCGACCCCCTTCGCCGCAGGGCTGCATGAGGCAAGGCGGCTGATTGAACTGGAGCGCCGCCGCGATCCCAGGTTGCAGGTGCTGCTGGTCATCCTTTCCGATGGTGAGGGCAATGTCGCACGCGAACGCGGCGCCGACCCACGGCAGGAGGTTTTATCCGGGGCGGCGGCACTGTGTCATAAACAGACTTCGGTCGTCCTGTTCGATACGGGATCGCAGAGCAAAGACAACCTTCTCCCTGACATCGCGAAGGTGTTTAAGGTGCCCTGCCATCTATTGCAGGGAGATAGTCTCGCGCGATTGGTGGAGCTGATAGAAGAGGGCAGGGGGAGCGGTCCTTGA
- a CDS encoding calcium/sodium antiporter, protein MLTAVAAVVFGLALLVWSADRFVEGAAATARHFGMPPLLIGMVIVGFGTSAPEMVVSAISALQGNPGIALGNAYGSNITNIALILGITALISPITVHSQVLRKELPLLTGVTIFAALQLIDGQISRRDAVVLLAVFALLMGWTIYQGMQKKDDPLASDVEQELAAQTVPLRSALLRLIGGLVLLVIASRVLVWGAVDIARSFGVSDMIIGLTIVAIGTSLPELASSVLATRKGEHDIALGNVLGSNLFNTLAVVGIAGSIHPMAVGPEVLSRDVVVMGVLTLSLFVLGYGMRSRAGRINRIEGALLLAAYIGYTAYLVRSVFAA, encoded by the coding sequence ATGTTGACTGCTGTTGCTGCCGTTGTTTTCGGGTTGGCGCTGCTGGTCTGGAGTGCGGATCGTTTCGTCGAAGGGGCTGCAGCAACGGCGCGCCATTTCGGGATGCCCCCCCTGCTTATCGGCATGGTCATTGTGGGGTTCGGCACCTCGGCGCCGGAAATGGTCGTTTCCGCCATCTCCGCTCTGCAGGGCAACCCCGGCATCGCGCTCGGCAATGCCTACGGTTCCAATATCACCAACATCGCGTTGATCCTTGGCATCACTGCCCTGATCAGCCCCATTACGGTGCATTCCCAGGTCCTGCGCAAGGAACTGCCGCTTCTGACAGGCGTGACGATCTTCGCCGCCCTGCAACTGATTGACGGCCAGATCTCGCGCCGCGATGCCGTCGTGCTGCTTGCAGTTTTTGCCCTGTTGATGGGATGGACCATATATCAGGGGATGCAGAAAAAAGACGATCCCCTGGCTTCCGATGTGGAGCAGGAACTCGCCGCTCAGACGGTCCCCCTGCGCAGTGCTCTGCTGCGACTGATCGGCGGCCTGGTGCTGCTGGTTATCGCCTCGCGCGTGCTGGTGTGGGGCGCGGTCGATATCGCCCGCAGCTTCGGGGTGAGCGACATGATCATCGGGTTGACCATTGTCGCCATCGGCACATCGCTCCCGGAGCTGGCCTCCTCCGTTCTGGCCACCCGTAAAGGGGAGCACGATATTGCCCTGGGCAACGTGCTGGGCTCCAACCTCTTCAACACCCTGGCGGTCGTTGGTATCGCCGGCTCCATTCATCCCATGGCCGTCGGACCGGAGGTTCTTTCACGCGACGTGGTGGTGATGGGCGTTCTGACCCTGTCGCTGTTTGTGCTCGGCTACGGCATGCGGTCGAGGGCCGGGCGCATCAATCGCATCGAGGGTGCGCTGCTGCTGGCGGCTTATATCGGCTACACCGCCTACCTTGTGCGCAGCGTCTTCGCGGCTTGA
- the htpG gene encoding molecular chaperone HtpG: MSEKEQVEKGTISIHTENIFPIIKKWLYSDHEIFLRELVSNAVDAIHKLQHVNVIEGLQIADDYAIDISVDKDAGTLTVKDNGIGMTADEIRKYINQIAFSSAEEFVQKFKDIEDKNQIIGHFGLGFYSSFMVADKVEIRSRSYQKDAAGAHWSCDGTTSYELEEVDKEDRGTEVILHLSKDEKDYLEPSRIREILKKYCNFLPVPIRLAGDVVNDSEPLWIRSASEIKDEEYVEFYRKLYPLSDDPLFWIHLNIDFPFNLKGILYFPRLSTEFDVTKSHIKLYCNQVFVSDNCPELIPEFLTPLQGCLDAPDLPLNVSRSYLQNEPQVRKIREVISGRVASKIVDLAKQDRDQFAEIWDNIHTFVKYGMMRDDKFFDKVKDQVIFRTTAENKYTTLPEYLERNKERHENKMFYANDEAAQATYLRMFKNQGLEALILDAMIDSHFIQFLEMKQKGVTFERVDADVTQNLIDEDQGSKLVEGEDEKTADEKIKTAFEELLGEKKGMTVRVESLKDPSVPAMVLLSEHTRRFKEMTRMMGKELGDAMEEYTLLLNKNNPVVKKIRAMKEEGRQEDARLLGQQIYDLAMLSHKAFDKEQMEDFLERSNKILEMVGTAEK, from the coding sequence ATGTCCGAGAAAGAACAAGTCGAAAAAGGCACCATCTCCATTCATACCGAAAATATTTTCCCCATCATCAAGAAATGGCTCTACAGCGACCATGAAATTTTCCTGCGCGAGCTGGTCTCCAACGCGGTCGACGCCATTCATAAGCTGCAGCATGTCAATGTCATCGAAGGGCTGCAGATTGCCGACGATTACGCCATCGACATCAGCGTCGACAAGGACGCCGGCACCCTGACCGTCAAGGACAACGGCATCGGTATGACCGCCGATGAAATCCGCAAATACATCAACCAGATCGCCTTCTCCTCCGCCGAGGAGTTCGTGCAGAAGTTCAAGGATATCGAAGATAAGAATCAGATCATCGGCCATTTCGGCCTGGGGTTCTATTCCTCCTTCATGGTCGCAGACAAGGTGGAGATCCGTTCCCGTTCCTACCAGAAGGATGCAGCAGGCGCGCACTGGAGCTGCGACGGCACCACCAGCTACGAACTCGAAGAGGTCGACAAAGAGGATCGCGGCACCGAGGTCATCCTGCATCTCAGCAAAGACGAAAAGGACTATCTCGAACCTTCCCGCATCCGCGAGATTCTCAAGAAATACTGCAACTTCCTGCCGGTGCCCATCCGGCTTGCCGGCGACGTGGTCAACGACAGCGAGCCGCTGTGGATCCGCTCCGCCTCCGAAATCAAGGATGAGGAATACGTCGAGTTCTACCGCAAGCTCTACCCCCTATCGGATGACCCCCTGTTCTGGATTCACCTCAATATCGATTTCCCTTTCAATCTCAAAGGGATTCTGTATTTCCCCCGTCTCTCGACCGAATTCGATGTGACCAAGAGCCATATCAAGCTGTACTGCAACCAGGTGTTCGTTTCGGACAACTGCCCGGAACTTATCCCGGAATTTCTCACCCCGCTGCAGGGCTGTCTCGACGCTCCCGACCTGCCGCTCAACGTGTCGCGCAGCTACCTGCAGAACGAACCCCAGGTGCGCAAGATCCGCGAAGTGATCAGCGGGCGGGTGGCTTCCAAGATTGTCGATCTCGCCAAACAGGATCGCGACCAGTTCGCCGAGATCTGGGACAACATCCACACCTTCGTCAAATACGGCATGATGCGCGATGACAAGTTCTTCGACAAGGTCAAGGATCAGGTCATCTTTCGCACCACCGCAGAGAACAAGTACACGACCCTGCCCGAATATCTCGAGCGCAACAAGGAGCGCCACGAGAACAAGATGTTCTACGCCAACGATGAAGCCGCCCAGGCCACCTATCTCAGGATGTTCAAGAACCAGGGGCTTGAGGCGCTGATTCTCGATGCCATGATCGACAGCCACTTCATCCAGTTCCTCGAGATGAAACAAAAGGGGGTGACCTTCGAGCGGGTTGACGCCGATGTGACCCAGAACCTGATCGATGAGGACCAGGGGTCAAAGCTGGTGGAAGGCGAAGATGAAAAAACCGCCGACGAAAAAATCAAGACCGCCTTCGAGGAACTGCTTGGCGAGAAAAAGGGGATGACCGTACGGGTCGAAAGCCTCAAAGACCCCTCGGTGCCCGCCATGGTTCTGCTCTCAGAACACACACGCCGCTTCAAGGAGATGACCCGCATGATGGGCAAGGAGCTTGGCGATGCCATGGAGGAATACACCCTGCTGCTCAATAAAAACAATCCCGTTGTGAAGAAAATCCGCGCCATGAAGGAAGAGGGCAGGCAGGAAGACGCCCGCCTGCTCGGCCAGCAGATCTACGATCTGGCCATGCTCAGCCACAAGGCTTTCGATAAGGAGCAGATGGAGGATTTTCTGGAGCGCAGCAATAAAATTCTTGAAATGGTGGGTACAGCGGAAAAATAA
- a CDS encoding N-acyl amino acid synthase FeeM domain-containing protein — MDLILLSTREVSIAAHHSGRNQILLKFARIQPEDHPECFREILRLRYNVYCLERGFEKVSDHPDGLETDVYDNRSVHFAAFYESNGEVAGTVRLIKNSHLGFPVEKHFGLDLDRMVGCRDQVCEISRLSVPRKYRSDYNIVRGLFECVALESRRLGVTHWCAAMAQGLPRLLSKQDIHLKKIGPEIEFHGPRAPYFGRIDDIASRHNAYALYRGDLQVGKVASSLAL, encoded by the coding sequence TTGGATTTGATTTTGCTATCAACTAGGGAGGTTTCAATTGCTGCCCACCACTCAGGGAGGAATCAAATTTTGCTTAAATTTGCACGTATTCAACCGGAGGATCATCCGGAGTGTTTTCGTGAGATTTTAAGGCTTCGATATAACGTTTATTGCCTTGAAAGAGGGTTTGAGAAAGTTTCGGATCATCCGGACGGCCTCGAAACCGATGTCTATGACAACAGATCGGTTCATTTTGCCGCGTTCTATGAATCAAATGGAGAAGTGGCCGGAACCGTTCGATTGATAAAAAACAGTCACCTCGGCTTCCCTGTTGAAAAACATTTTGGACTGGATCTTGATCGCATGGTCGGTTGCCGCGATCAGGTCTGTGAAATCTCCCGCCTGTCCGTTCCCAGAAAATACCGTTCAGATTATAACATTGTGAGGGGTCTTTTTGAATGTGTTGCCCTGGAGAGCAGGCGGCTCGGAGTGACGCACTGGTGTGCCGCGATGGCCCAGGGCCTGCCCCGCCTGTTGAGCAAGCAGGATATTCATCTCAAGAAAATAGGGCCGGAGATCGAGTTCCATGGCCCCAGGGCGCCGTATTTCGGCAGAATTGATGATATTGCTTCGCGCCACAATGCCTACGCTCTTTACCGCGGAGACCTGCAGGTCGGAAAGGTTGCTTCCAGCCTAGCCCTGTGA